A DNA window from Vibrio sp. CDRSL-10 TSBA contains the following coding sequences:
- the otnI gene encoding 2-oxo-tetronate isomerase yields the protein MAKFAANLTMLFTEVPFLERFAKAHQAGFKAVEFLFPYQFEPQVLADELAKYGFEQALFNMPPGDWDGGEKGLAALPGREQEFKQSVATALMYAKALQCKKVHAMSGIIDPAYSRQQHIDTFIANIRYAADIFAEHGIELMIEPLNSRDVPNYFVAHQREAVELIKVVDRANVKLQLDLYHAQIMDGDLDVLIRDLAPFTGHIQIASVPHRNEPCDGETNYPYLFGVLDDSGYNGWIGCEYKPKTTTEQGLDWVKPYL from the coding sequence ATGGCTAAATTTGCAGCAAACCTCACCATGCTATTTACCGAAGTTCCGTTCCTGGAGCGCTTTGCCAAAGCGCATCAGGCCGGCTTCAAAGCGGTTGAATTTTTGTTCCCGTATCAGTTTGAGCCACAAGTACTGGCCGATGAACTGGCTAAATATGGTTTCGAACAAGCACTGTTTAACATGCCTCCGGGTGACTGGGATGGCGGCGAGAAAGGTCTGGCAGCCCTGCCAGGACGGGAGCAGGAGTTTAAGCAGAGCGTGGCCACGGCCCTGATGTACGCCAAAGCGCTGCAGTGTAAGAAAGTGCATGCCATGTCCGGCATCATCGATCCGGCTTACAGCAGGCAGCAGCATATCGACACGTTTATTGCCAATATCCGCTATGCCGCCGACATCTTCGCCGAGCATGGTATTGAACTGATGATTGAACCGCTCAACAGCCGTGATGTACCGAACTACTTCGTTGCCCATCAGCGCGAGGCGGTGGAACTCATCAAGGTGGTTGACCGTGCGAACGTCAAACTGCAACTGGATCTCTACCATGCCCAAATCATGGACGGGGACCTGGACGTACTGATCCGCGATCTGGCCCCGTTTACCGGCCACATCCAGATTGCCTCCGTGCCACACCGCAACGAACCGTGTGATGGCGAAACCAATTACCCATACCTGTTCGGTGTGCTCGACGACTCCGGCTATAACGGCTGGATCGGTTGTGAGTACAAACCGAAAACCACCACAGAGCAAGGTTTGGATTGGGTTAAACCTTACCTGTAA